From the genome of Papaver somniferum cultivar HN1 chromosome 2, ASM357369v1, whole genome shotgun sequence, one region includes:
- the LOC113353443 gene encoding uncharacterized protein LOC113353443: protein MEIPEKLMKLKYYIIFSSLISLSFLSLVLLAPRFLTIVSYFWPLFVSTALFLFTVVFFAKVSPLSTSSEIDDDQSLLSCAEKAGEGLLDYVAAPQVCLETIDDDDTDEDEDEENEIDETDQTPVEDTKSIKKSDHINLESVAQGSEIKLM from the coding sequence atggaaatCCCAGAGAAACTAATGAAGTTGAAGTACTACATAATCTTTTCATCCCTAATCTCTCTATCATTTCTTTCTCTGGTTCTGTTAGCTCCAAGATTTCTTACGATTGTCTCATACTTTTGGCCTTTGTTTGTATCAACTGCTCTTTTTCTCTTCACTGTTGTTTTCTTTGCAAAGGTTTCACCTTTGAGTACATCTTCTGAaattgatgatgatcagtctttaTTATCTTGTGCTGAAAAAGCTGGTGAAGGGTTATTAGATTATGTTGCTGCTCCTCAAGTATGTTTAGAAACCATAGATGATGATGatactgatgaagatgaagatgaagaaaatgaaattgATGAAACAGATCAAACCCCAGTTGAAGATACAAAGTCTATTAAGAAATCAGATCATATTAATTTAGAATCAGTAGCTCAAGGAAGTGAAAtcaaattgatgtaa
- the LOC113347910 gene encoding vacuolar-processing enzyme-like, translating into MVKLLFSVIILFFLLSVCSGRNIEEDGVIRLPSEVKEFINGENIDDDSVGGTRWAVLIAGSSGYWNYRHQADVCHAYQVLKRGGVKEENIVIFMYDDIALNEENPRPGVIINHPKGEDVYAGVPKDYTGRDVTAHNFYSVLLGNKTAVKGGSGKVIDSGPNDHIFIYYSDHGGPGVLGMPTYPYLYADDLVNVLKQKHSLGAYKSLVFYLEACESGSIFEGILPKGLNIYATTASNAEESSWGTYCPGEFRSPPSEYETCLGDLYSVAWMEDSDVHNLRSETLKQQYHLVKERTQNANSAYGSHVMQYGDLEVSKEDLFLYMGTNPANDNNKFIEQNSLPTLSGSVNQREADLIHFWHKYRKAPEGSQRKADAQKEFVEVMAHRMHVDHSIKLIGKLLFGFEKGPQVLEAVRPAGQPLVDDWDCLKTMVRTFETQCGSLSQYGMKHMRSVANICNAGIKKEQMAEAASQACVTIPHGSWSSTHQGFSA; encoded by the exons ATGGTGAAATTATTATTTTCAGTGATAATTCTGTTCTTTCTATTATCGGTATGTTCTGGTAGGAATATTGAAGAAGATGGTGTAATTAGATTACCTTCTGAAGTCAAAGAATTTATTAATGGTGAAAACATCGACGATGATTCTGTCGGTGGGACTAGATGGGCTGTTTTAATTGCTGGTTCTAGTGGGTATTGGAATTACAGACATCAG GCCGACGTCTGTCATGCTTATCAAGTCCTGAAAAGAGGTGGAGTAAAAGAGGAAAACATCGTCATTTTCATGTATGATGACATCGCGCTCAATGAGGAAAACCCTAGGCCTGGTGTCATTATTAACCACCCTAAAGGTGAAGACGTCTATGCTGGAGTTCCAAAG GATTATACAGGGCGTGATGTTACTGCTCACAACTTTTACTCAGTTCTCCTTGGAAATAAAACTGCTGTTAAAGGGGGTAGTGGGAAGGTTATTGATAGTGGTCCGAATGATCACATCTTTATCTATTACAGTGATCATGGTGGTCCTGGGGTGCTCG GGATGCCAACCTATCCTTACCTTTACGCAGATGATCTGGTTAATGTATTGAAGCAGAAGCATTCATTAGGAGCATATAAAAGCTTG GTGTTCTATCTCGAAGCTTGTGAATCTGGAAGTATTTTTGAGGGTATTCTTCCAAAGGGGTTAAATATTTATGCAACCACAGCATCAAATGCAGAAGAGAGCAGCTGGGGAACCTACTGCCCTGGAGAGTTCCGTAGTCCTCCTTCAGAATACGAGACCTGTCTGGGAGATTTGTATAGTGTTGCTTGGATGGAAGACAG TGACGTACATAATTTGCGAAGTGAAACTCTGAAGCAGCAATATCATCTG GTTAAAGAAAGGACTCAAAACGCAAATTCTGCCTATGGGTCCCACGTAATGCAGTATGGAGACCTCGAAGTTAGCAAGGAAGATCTGTTTCTATACATGGGTACCAATCCGGCAAATGATAACAATAAGTTCATTGAACAGAACTCATTGCCTACACTTTCAGGGTCTGTTAACCAACGGGAAGCAGATCTCATTCATTTCTGGCATAAG TACCGAAAAGCCCCTGAAGGTTCTCAGAGGAAAGCTGACGCACAAAAGGAGTTTGTAGAGGTAATGGCTCACCGAATGCACGTCGATCACAGCATTAAACTCATTGGAAAGCTTCTATTTGGGTTTGAAAAAGGTCCTCAAGTACTTGAAGCTGTTCGTCCTGCTGGACAGCCCCTTGTAGATGACTGGGACTGTCTTAAGACCATG GTGAGGACCTTTGAGACCCAGTGTGGATCTCTGTCACAGTACGGAATGAAACATATGAGATCTGTAGCAAACATTTGTAATGCAGGAATTAAGAAAGAACAGATGGCTGAGGCCGCATCTCAAGCTTGTGTTACCATTCCTCATGGCTCATGGAGCTCAACTCACCAGGGTTTCAGCGCGTAA